The following coding sequences lie in one Miscanthus floridulus cultivar M001 chromosome 9, ASM1932011v1, whole genome shotgun sequence genomic window:
- the LOC136482358 gene encoding uncharacterized protein, which yields MTIRARPASCTRPPQASTGGEDNREGGVIVVHYRLTRFSGTQSGGLGAVLNFGKDLHHVRYLVPFPVAATDPVSSLRLVGAALAADVYPHQFYMQLQELWSSLVAVMPVRVPARATRVVVTVDVGVLRGEDRTPERMREALEALARENDASPMACGLDSGAAPAGAGVLRR from the exons ATGACAATCAG GGCGCGGCCAGCTTCATGCACACGTCCGCCGCAGGCAAGCACCGGCGGCGAGGACAACCGCGAAGGCGGGGTGATCGTCGTGCACTACCGCCTCACCCGCTTCTCGGGGACCCAGAGCGGCGGACTCGGAGCCGTTCTCAACTTTGGAAAGGACCTTCACCACGTCCGGTACCTCGTCCCCTTCCCCGTCGCCGCCACCGACCCAGTGAGCTCGCTGCGCCTCGTCGGCGCCGCACTGGCGGCTGACGTCTACCCGCACCAGTTCTACATGCAGCTCCAGGAGCTGTGGTCGAGCCTCGTCGCGGTGATGCCGGTGCGCGTCCCGGCACGGGCCACGCGTGTCGTGGTCACCGTCGACGTGGGCGTGCTCCGGGGCGAGGACCGCACCCCGGAGCGCATGCGCGAGGCGCTTGAGGCGCTGGCGCGCGAGAACGACGCGTCGCCCATGGCCTGTGGTCTGGACTCTGGAGCAGCACCTGCCGGTGCCGGTGTGCTGCGACGATGA